Proteins from a genomic interval of Nasonia vitripennis strain AsymCx chromosome 3, Nvit_psr_1.1, whole genome shotgun sequence:
- the LOC100120828 gene encoding NKAP family protein CG6066, translated as MHRGGSVSQTFNNYDKPTLKRHIDREGNESSRRKEREKIGLRGVEGVWGKSPTRVEDTDDEEEILSKRSKKENDSGNDKKKKKKEKKKKSKKLKKEKKMKKEKKKKKKKKKYSSSSSESSSDEEEQWVEKSAVIAKPKVKKDSNSEESGEEGVLGPVQKQHVTLSAKDFGKALLPGEGAAMAAYVAEGKRIPRRGEIGLTSDEIASYESVGYVMSGSRHRRMEAVRIRKENQIYSADEKRALAMFSKEERQKRENLILGQFRDMISHKLAQEQNKK; from the exons ATGCACCGAGGAGGAAGCGTTAGTCAGACATTTAACAATTATGATAAACCAACCCTGAAAAGGCACATAGACAGGGAAGGAAATGAGTCTTCAAGacgaaaggagagagagaaaattggTTTAAGAGGAGTCGAAGGAGTTTGGGGTAAATCACCGACCAGAGTAGAAGA TACGGACGATGAAGAAGAAATTCTCAGCAAAAGATCAAAAAAGGAGAATGATTCTGGAAATgataagaaaaagaaaaagaaggaaaagaagaag aaaAGCAAGAAACtcaagaaagagaaaaagatgaagaaggaaaagaagaaaaagaagaagaagaagaaatacTCCAGTAGCTCCAGTGAAAGTAGCTCTGACGAAGAGGAGCAATGGGTTGAAAAGAGTGCTGTAATTGCTAAACCTAAAGTCAAGAAAGACTCAAATTCCGAGGAAAGTGGAGAAGAAGGTGTGTTGGGACCAGTTCAGAAACAACATGTTACACTTTCAGCAAAAGATTTCGGAAAAGCTCTGCTTCCTGGAGAAGGTGCTGCCATGGCTGCTTACGTAGCTGAGGGTAAGCGCATCCCTAGAAGAGGAGAAATTGGTTTAACATCAGATGAGATTGCGTCGTACGAATCAGTTGGATATGTCATGAGTGGTAGCAG GCATCGACGTATGGAGGCTGTGCGTATTCGTAAGGAGAACCAGATTTACTCTGCCGATGAAAAGAGAGCACTTGCTATGTTCAGTAAGGAGGAAAGAcagaagagagagaatctTATACTGGGACAATTTAGGGATATGATATCTCATAAACTAGCTCAagagcaaaataaaaaatga
- the LOC100120854 gene encoding rhodanese domain-containing protein CG4456 isoform X2: protein MTSMITTFPSKLRQLHRLSCMTKCLNDKRFYTSEESNCFSHHSKHITSVGGCFSHPVTTNYTNILSRAMSGQGDNLKVNYDELLKAQKDESILIIDVREDSEIQETGKLPGSIHIPMGEVTNVLTNTTSHEFEQKFSKKKPDKDTKIILSCRSGRRSASVQSEIQKLGYNNAYNYEGGWLDWESKQAA, encoded by the exons ATGACCAGTATGATAACTACTTTTCCTTCCAAGTTAAGGCAATTACATCGATTGTCTTGCATGACTAAGTGCTTGAATGACAAGCGTTTTTATACCAGTGAAGAAAGTAACTGCTTCAGTCATCACTCCAAACACATAACCTCAGTAG GTGGTTGCTTTTCTCATCCTGTTAccacaaattatacaaatattttatcaagaGCCATGAGTGGGCAAGGTGATAATCTCAAAGTTAACTATGATGAACTTTTGAAGGCTCAAAAGGATGAAAGCATCCTTATTATTGATGTTAGAGAAGACTCTGAAATTCAAGAAACAGGGAAATTGCCTGGAAGCATTCACATTCCAA TGGGTGAAGTCACAAATGTTTTAACAAATACCACCAGTCACGAATTTGAACAGAAATTCAGCAAAAAGAAACCAGACAAAGACACGAAAATCATCTTAAGCTGTAGATCTGGTAGACGAAGTGCTTCAGTTCAATCAGAAATTCAGAAGTTAGGATATAACAA TGCTTACAATTATGAAGGTGGATGGCTTGACTGGGAAAGCAAACAGGCAGCATAA
- the LOC100120854 gene encoding rhodanese domain-containing protein CG4456 isoform X1 yields the protein MTSMITTFPSKLRQLHRLSCMTKCLNDKRFYTSEESNCFSHHSKHITSVGRCRIMITSWNKQLFLFILSGCFSHPVTTNYTNILSRAMSGQGDNLKVNYDELLKAQKDESILIIDVREDSEIQETGKLPGSIHIPMGEVTNVLTNTTSHEFEQKFSKKKPDKDTKIILSCRSGRRSASVQSEIQKLGYNNAYNYEGGWLDWESKQAA from the exons ATGACCAGTATGATAACTACTTTTCCTTCCAAGTTAAGGCAATTACATCGATTGTCTTGCATGACTAAGTGCTTGAATGACAAGCGTTTTTATACCAGTGAAGAAAGTAACTGCTTCAGTCATCACTCCAAACACATAACCTCAGTAGGTAGGTGTAGAATTATGATTACTAGTTGGAATaaacagttatttttatttattctca GTGGTTGCTTTTCTCATCCTGTTAccacaaattatacaaatattttatcaagaGCCATGAGTGGGCAAGGTGATAATCTCAAAGTTAACTATGATGAACTTTTGAAGGCTCAAAAGGATGAAAGCATCCTTATTATTGATGTTAGAGAAGACTCTGAAATTCAAGAAACAGGGAAATTGCCTGGAAGCATTCACATTCCAA TGGGTGAAGTCACAAATGTTTTAACAAATACCACCAGTCACGAATTTGAACAGAAATTCAGCAAAAAGAAACCAGACAAAGACACGAAAATCATCTTAAGCTGTAGATCTGGTAGACGAAGTGCTTCAGTTCAATCAGAAATTCAGAAGTTAGGATATAACAA TGCTTACAATTATGAAGGTGGATGGCTTGACTGGGAAAGCAAACAGGCAGCATAA
- the LOC100120878 gene encoding nucleolar complex protein 2 homolog, with protein MKLKKGKAVEKMAKKRMAKKKKKSMAEISTDEFFNQDFENMDLSDAEDEELEQEKQPVEAAKTLKKSKKKTVKKREPKASTSKAAEDDSDSGESNLDPKEHKKALMNLQDTDPEFFKYLKENDKRLLDFNIDDDGDNMSEADEESKVHVPTIDELEIGSDESDYEAEGVEKSEHSGDQIKVTLKLIKTWQQEIQEDKTSKTMRSVVEAFHAALESINNSEYQTTQYKVEGGAVFNGIVQLCMLLLPDAFKRFLKLGDEPDFEAHKAKRFPKIKGLIKSYLSDLIKVFDNVSSPHIITPLLKHLNHLIPYTHSFSSLRKPLLRILLKFWSTAEDETVRVVAFLCIVKIVSNQNTALLNSVLKTMYIKYVENSKFVSPTTLPGINFMRRSLTEMYLIDEDCSYFHAFLYVRQLAIHLRNALTLKKKENFQMVYNWQYINSLWFWSELVPRAKKQSLLRQLIYPIVQITIGVIKLIPTAYYYPLRFHCVKMMINMSREANVFIPSLPFLVEILELYDFNKGNKAVSMKPISLMCMLRVSKSQAQAHGYKDAIIENVYELILESAAKDSHNIYFTDMYVVCMVELKNFLKKCNVANYCRKMKQLLTKIEESCKFLDTERSKRTFDLFDLADVELWENKIKESGTPVSKFYDSWIKVHQAQKLKLLTKNDENADPKLPTLKKKSKKRRDDSDEDSDLEVPVEEMERRLKKDKKLKKPKKKVKLTNDEDMEVDADHNDIVQDIKNGDWD; from the exons ATGAAGCTCAAAAAAGGCAAAGCGGTGGAGAAGATGGCAAAGAAGCGCATggcaaagaaaaagaaaaaaagtatggCTGAGATCTCTACAGATGAGTTTTTCAATCAAGATTTTGAAAACATGGACCTTAGCGATGCTGAGGATGAAGAGTTAGAACAGGAGAAACAGCCAGTGGAAGCAGCAAAGACATTAAAGAAAAGCAAAAAGAAAACTG TCAAAAAAAGAGAGCCAAAAGCATCTACATCCAAAGCAGCAGAAGATGATTCTGACAGTGGAGAAAGTAATTTAGATCCAAAAGAGcacaaaaaagctttgatgAATCTGCAGGATACAGATCCagagtttttcaaatatttgaaAGAGAATGATAAGCGACTCTTGGATTTCAACATTGATGATGATGGTGACAATATGTCCGAAGCTGATGAAGAAAGTAAGGTGCATGTTCCAACTATAGATGAATTGGAGATTGGAAGTGATGAATCCGATTACGAAGCCGAAGGTGTGGAGAAATCAGAACACTCTGGTGATCAAATAAAAGTGACTTTGAAATTAATCAAAACTTGGCAACAAGAAATACAGGAAGACAA gaCTTCAAAAACTATGAGAAGTGTTGTGGAAGCTTTTCATGCAGCCCTGGAGTCTATAAACAATTCTGAATATCAAACCACGCAATATAAAGTCGAAGGAGGAGCAG tCTTTAATGGCATTGTTCAGCTTTGCATGCTCCTACTGCCAGATGCCTTTAAAAGATTCTTAAAGCTTGGTGATGAACCTGATTTTGAAGCTCACAAAGCCAAAAGGTTTCCAAAAATCAAAGGTCTTATTAAATCTTACTTGTCTGATCTTATTAAG GTTTTTGATAATGTATCATCCCCACACATCATCACACCTCTTTTAAAACACTTGAACCATCTCATTCCCTACACACACTCTTTCTCTTCATTACGCAAGCCTTTACTGCGTATTTTATTGAAGTTCTGGTCCACTGCAGAAGATGAAACTGTCAGAGTAGTAGCATTCTTATGTATTGTTAAAATTGTATCAAACCAAAATACAGCACTTTTGAATAGTGTACTGAAG ACAATGTACATTAAGTACGTTGAAAACTCCAAATTCGTTTCACCTACGACTTTACCAGGAATTAATTTCATGCGACGTTCTCTCACTGAAATGTACCTGATTGACGAGGATTGCTCTTATTTCCATGCCTTCTTATACGTTAGACAACTAGCGATCCACTTGCGAAATGCTCTGAcgttgaagaaaaaagaaaactttcAAATGGTGTACAACTGGCAGTATATCAACTCTCTGTGGTTTTGGTCAGAGCTTGTTCCCAGAGCAAAGAAGCAGTCTTTACTGCGTCAGTTAATATATCCAATTGTCCAA ATAACCATTGGAGTAATAAAACTAATACCAACTGCGTACTACTACCCACTAAGGTTTCACTGTGTAAAAATGATGATTAACATGTCTAGAGAAGCTAATGTATTCATTCCGTCGTTGCCGTTCCTTGTTGag ATATTGGAACTTTACGATTTCAATAAAGGAAACAAGGCCGTTTCAATGAAACCTATTTCGCTTATGTGTATGCTCCGAGTATCGAAGAGTCAAGCGCAAGCACACGGATACAAGGACGCCATTATCGAAAACGTATACGAGCTCATTTTGGAGAGCGCCGCGAAAGACAGTCACAACATATACTTTACAGACATGTACGTTGTCTGCATGGTCGAG CTGAAGAATTTCCTAAAGAAATGTAACGTGGCGAATTACTGCCGAAAAATGAAGCAGCTACTGACTAAGATCGAGGAAAGTTGCAAATTCCTTGACACCGAGCGGTCCAAGCGGACGTTCGACCTGTTCGATCTTGCGGACGTGGAGCTCTGGGAAAACAAGATAAAAGAGTCCGGTACACCTGTTAGCAAGTTCTACGATAGTTGGATCAAGGTACACCAGGCGCAGAAGCTGAAACTGCTCACGAAGAATGACGAAAATGCAGATCCAAAGTTACCCACTCTCAAGAAGAAGTCAAAGAAGAGGCGCGACGACAGCGACGAAGACAGTGATCTCGAGGTCCCCGTCGAGGAGATGGAGAGGAGGCTAAAGAAGGACAAGAAACTTAAGAAACCCAAAAAGAAGGTGAAATTAACGAATGACGAAGACATGGAAGTCGACGCGGACCACAACGATATCGTGCAAGATATAAAGAACGGAGACTGGGACTGA
- the LOC100120905 gene encoding uncharacterized protein LOC100120905 isoform X1, whose product MSSIQQTGRFLPFANSNIQRKQLSNQGGLPQSLSGSETDVSTSNENLSNEERYVIRHTARQEPQGQENQQHSPSRSSSHKENIPNIQGNILNRNSLKESLNGSNRNSLKESLNGSNRNSLKDSINGSNRNSLKDNLSNRTSVGSNRSSLDVSTSSYNTLIIHNANEENSWTPSSRLSGVVREHGDMGYLYCEGGGKGHSNSPTIQSLSSLPHDDHLYEQTGSGGSGCQEITDIPDDYLSQSQVLKHLAKEVKVPSYSSKLTGNDNSIDMRMREGERGKQNEFEDRPPPNYTTTLIPVKSKHRLLGPTEKLTLSRSQPDLSRINKTEIDTYDPRTTSPRPQTKGREEFETTTGEIWPTSEMVQILIQENSALKLELERCYKKVAKSQQLELEITKIHRAHEELAATCDRREKLERAARLRLQSDCRRLGELNRALRDQIELMSNARNESPLTIESMRKELTQKELFIGQLITQTKELSAAKERQEIELAAQRATLQEQRTHIDILDTALTNAQGNVVRLEEECRKKQVYVERVGQLQRALSSLQASSDRREETERQLRGQLERELREGGGNDISFSGETITDLKRKLRERDEKIMSLEGDVAKWEQRYLEESALRQAAIDAASLPKDAKIAALEKTSQDAEKLIAEARSEKMRHMDEVHAAQKKLADLESRMKDLESKLAERDAMIRVLQKHTYDKESSSSSGVGSYPAAHSSHSSTSADHHTALTSTPELVSSVLGGGSGYGSTASYGVADSYKYRKQGSFEQTNKSLDDQLKELDSQLLSKRALCCFPGFSNPGATSRKGKIPKPLLAGVESAGGSSTASSKSRLLDDSPCNQSEAASGILDFAAAASRFKSRLSDGKPEDMMLLEKQGRSSQRQRMQEPPSPTGSSTSAAAAAASAEPRRAGSLPPSSLPRPPRSLKSSQNSRYCRLSDSETRKKEAAEAKRDSGNCTLEYGRFDGAKVLRRKKSSESIIGSSSSSHTHKKCQLEYERLEPKLVVGPSELQQVKHRETQARSLIPPPSRRIGLEYGRLSDGDAKQPRKSHESSSSSRGQSTGSLMSTKSEASQPMLKPATRSIPRPSNYRIQF is encoded by the exons ATGAGTTCTATTCAGCAAACTGGTCGGTTTCTTCCCTTTGCAAATAGTAATATACAGAGAAAGCAATTATCAAACCAAG GAGGGTTACCACAGAGCTTGAGTGGTAGCGAAACGGATGTATCCACATCAAACGAAAATTTAAGTAACGAAGAACGATATGTTATAAGGCATACAGCACGACAAGAACCACAAGGACAAGAAAATCAACAACACAGTCCTTCAAGGTCATCCAGTCACAAGGAAAATATACCAAACATTCAG GGAAATATCCTGAATAGAAACAGCCTCAAAGAGAGTTTAAATGGCTCAAACAGGAACAGTTTAAAAGAAAGTTTAAACGGATCTAATAGAAATAGTTTGAAAGACAGCATTAACGGTTCAAATAGAAATAGTTTGAAAGACAATCTAAGCAATCGTACCAGTGTTGGATCTAATAGGAGTAGCCTTGATGTGTCTACCAGTTCATATAACACACTTATCATCCACAACGCCAATGAGGAAAATTCGTGGACGCCATCGTCAAG ATTATCAGGTGTGGTAAGAGAACATGGTGACATGGGTTATCTCTACTGTGAAGGTGGAGGCAAAGGCCATTCAAACAGTCCAACAATTCAGTCTTTGTCCAGCCTACCACACGATGATCATTTATATGAACAAACTGGTAGTGGTGGCAGTGGTTGTCAAGAAATTACCGATATTCCTGATGATTATCTTAGTCAATCACAG GTATTAAAGCATTTGGCAAAAGAAGTGAAAGTGCCTTCTTACAGTAGTAAGCTTACGGGTAATGACAATAGTATAGACATGAGAATGCGCGAAGGTGAGAGAGGAAAGCAAAACGAATTCGAGGACAGACCTCCGCCAAATTACACTACGACATTAATACCCGTAAAAAGCAAACACAGATTACTCGGCCCAACGGAAAAGTTGACGTTATCCAGGTCTCAACCGGACTTGTCCAGGATCAACAAAACGGAGATCGACACTTATGATCCGCGAACAACGTCTCCACG tcCTCAAACGAAAGGAAGGGAAGAGTTTGAAACAACGACTGGTGAGATCTGGCCGACCTCGGAAATGGTGCAGATCCTTATTCAAGAGAACAGTGCCTTAAAACTCGAGTTGGAACGATGTTACAAAAAGGTTGCAAAATCGCAGCAGCTCGAGCTAGAGATCACGAAAATCCATCGAGCACACGAAGAGCTCGCGGCGACGTGCGATCGCCGCGAAAAGCTAGAACGCGCCGCACGTCTTAGGCTGCAAAGCGATTGTAGACGACTGGGAGAGTTAAATCGAGCCTTGAGGGACCAAATTGAGCTGATGTCCAATGCACGTAACGAAAGTCCTCTCACAATAGAATCTATGAGAAAAGAGCTTACTCAGAAGGAGTTGTTTATCGGGCAACTCATCACACAAA CTAAGGAATTATCAGCGGCTAAAGAGCGTCAAGAAATCGAACTAGCTGCTCAGCGAGCGACTCTACAGGAGCAGCGCACGCACATCGATATTTTGGACACCGCACTCACCAATGCTCAGGGCAACGTAGTGCGTCTAGAGGAAGAG TGTCGAAAGAAGCAAGTGTACGTGGAACGAGTGGGACAGCTGCAGCGCGCTCTGTCCTCCCTGCAGGCGTCTAGTGATAGACGTGAGGAGACAGAACGCCAACTAAGGGGTCAACTCGAGCGAGAGCTAAGGGAAGGCGGGGGCAATGACATATCCTTCAGTGGCGAAACGATAACTGACCTGAAGCGCAAACTACGTGAGCGTGATGAAAAGATCATGTCGTTGGAAGGCGACGTAGCCAAATGGGAACAGCGCTATCTCGAGGAAAGCGCCTTGCGCCAAGCCGCCATCGATGCCGCTAGTCTTCCCAA AGATGCAAAAATTGCTGCTCTTGAAAAAACAAGTCAAGATGCAGAAAAATTGATCGCCGAGGCCCGTTCCGAGAAAATGCGACACATGGACGAAGTACACGCTGCTCAGAAAAAATTAGCCGATCTTGAGTCCAG AATGAAAGATTTGGAGTCCAAGTTGGCCGAAAGGGATGCCATGATTCGGGTGCTTCAAAAACACACTTATGATAAGgagagcagcagtagcagcggcgtAGGCAGCTATCCAGCAGCTCACTCTTCACATTCCAGTACATCGGCAGACCATCACACGGCTCTTACCAGTACTCCGGAGCTCG TGAGCAGTGTCTTGGGTGGTGGCAGCGGTTACGGAAGTACAGCGTCGTACGGCGTGGCGGACAGTTATAAATATAGGAAACAAGGGAGTTTTGAACAAACAAATAAGAGTTTGGATGACCAGCTCAAAGAACTCGACTCACAATTACTCAGCAAG CGGGCACTTTGCTGTTTTCCAGGATTCTCTAATCCAGGCGCTACGTCGCGAAAAGGAAAAATACCCAAGCCACTACTGGCGGGTGTAGAGTCGGCAGGTGGCTCGAGTACCGCCTCGAGCAAGAGCCGCCTGCTCGACGACTCGCCCTGCAATCAGTCCGAGGCGGCCTCGGGTATTCTCGACTTTGCCGCGGCCGCGTCGCGCTTCAAGAGCCGGCTCTCCGACGGCAAGCCCGAGGACATGATGCTCCTGGAGAAGCAAGGCCGCAGTTCCCAGCGACAACGCATGCAGGAGCCACCCTCGCCTACCGGCTCTTCCAcctccgcagcagcagcagccgcgtcCGCGGAGCCGAGACGCGCCGGGAGTCTGCCTCCGAGCTCGCTGCCCCGACCGCCCCGGAGCCTCAAGTCCAGCCAGAACTCGCGCTACTGCCGGCTCAGCGACTCCGAGACCAGGAAGAAGGAGGCGGCCGAGGCGAAGCGCGACTCCGGCAACTGCACCCTCGAGTACGGGCGCTTCGACGGTGCTAAAGTTCTTCGCCGCAAAAAGTCCTCCGAGAGCATCATcggtagcagtagcagcagccaCACGCACAAGAAGTGCCAGCTCGAGTACGAGCGACTCGAGCCGAAGCTCGTCGTCGGGCCGTCGGAGCTGCAGCAGGTGAAGCACCGTGAGACGCAGGCGCGCTCGCTGATCCCGCCGCCCTCGCGCAGGATCGGCCTCGAGTACGGTCGACTCAGTGACGGCGACGCCAAACAGCCCAGGAAGTCGCACgagtcgtcctcgtcgtcacGCGGACAGTCTACCGGCAGCCTCATGAGCACCAAGAGCGAGGCTTCCCAACCGATGCTCAAACCCGCAACCAGGTCCATACCTCGGCCGAGCAACTACAGGATCCAGTTCTAG
- the LOC100120905 gene encoding angiomotin-like protein 1 isoform X2 produces MGYLYCEGGGKGHSNSPTIQSLSSLPHDDHLYEQTGSGGSGCQEITDIPDDYLSQSQVLKHLAKEVKVPSYSSKLTGNDNSIDMRMREGERGKQNEFEDRPPPNYTTTLIPVKSKHRLLGPTEKLTLSRSQPDLSRINKTEIDTYDPRTTSPRPQTKGREEFETTTGEIWPTSEMVQILIQENSALKLELERCYKKVAKSQQLELEITKIHRAHEELAATCDRREKLERAARLRLQSDCRRLGELNRALRDQIELMSNARNESPLTIESMRKELTQKELFIGQLITQTKELSAAKERQEIELAAQRATLQEQRTHIDILDTALTNAQGNVVRLEEECRKKQVYVERVGQLQRALSSLQASSDRREETERQLRGQLERELREGGGNDISFSGETITDLKRKLRERDEKIMSLEGDVAKWEQRYLEESALRQAAIDAASLPKDAKIAALEKTSQDAEKLIAEARSEKMRHMDEVHAAQKKLADLESRMKDLESKLAERDAMIRVLQKHTYDKESSSSSGVGSYPAAHSSHSSTSADHHTALTSTPELVSSVLGGGSGYGSTASYGVADSYKYRKQGSFEQTNKSLDDQLKELDSQLLSKRALCCFPGFSNPGATSRKGKIPKPLLAGVESAGGSSTASSKSRLLDDSPCNQSEAASGILDFAAAASRFKSRLSDGKPEDMMLLEKQGRSSQRQRMQEPPSPTGSSTSAAAAAASAEPRRAGSLPPSSLPRPPRSLKSSQNSRYCRLSDSETRKKEAAEAKRDSGNCTLEYGRFDGAKVLRRKKSSESIIGSSSSSHTHKKCQLEYERLEPKLVVGPSELQQVKHRETQARSLIPPPSRRIGLEYGRLSDGDAKQPRKSHESSSSSRGQSTGSLMSTKSEASQPMLKPATRSIPRPSNYRIQF; encoded by the exons ATGGGTTATCTCTACTGTGAAGGTGGAGGCAAAGGCCATTCAAACAGTCCAACAATTCAGTCTTTGTCCAGCCTACCACACGATGATCATTTATATGAACAAACTGGTAGTGGTGGCAGTGGTTGTCAAGAAATTACCGATATTCCTGATGATTATCTTAGTCAATCACAG GTATTAAAGCATTTGGCAAAAGAAGTGAAAGTGCCTTCTTACAGTAGTAAGCTTACGGGTAATGACAATAGTATAGACATGAGAATGCGCGAAGGTGAGAGAGGAAAGCAAAACGAATTCGAGGACAGACCTCCGCCAAATTACACTACGACATTAATACCCGTAAAAAGCAAACACAGATTACTCGGCCCAACGGAAAAGTTGACGTTATCCAGGTCTCAACCGGACTTGTCCAGGATCAACAAAACGGAGATCGACACTTATGATCCGCGAACAACGTCTCCACG tcCTCAAACGAAAGGAAGGGAAGAGTTTGAAACAACGACTGGTGAGATCTGGCCGACCTCGGAAATGGTGCAGATCCTTATTCAAGAGAACAGTGCCTTAAAACTCGAGTTGGAACGATGTTACAAAAAGGTTGCAAAATCGCAGCAGCTCGAGCTAGAGATCACGAAAATCCATCGAGCACACGAAGAGCTCGCGGCGACGTGCGATCGCCGCGAAAAGCTAGAACGCGCCGCACGTCTTAGGCTGCAAAGCGATTGTAGACGACTGGGAGAGTTAAATCGAGCCTTGAGGGACCAAATTGAGCTGATGTCCAATGCACGTAACGAAAGTCCTCTCACAATAGAATCTATGAGAAAAGAGCTTACTCAGAAGGAGTTGTTTATCGGGCAACTCATCACACAAA CTAAGGAATTATCAGCGGCTAAAGAGCGTCAAGAAATCGAACTAGCTGCTCAGCGAGCGACTCTACAGGAGCAGCGCACGCACATCGATATTTTGGACACCGCACTCACCAATGCTCAGGGCAACGTAGTGCGTCTAGAGGAAGAG TGTCGAAAGAAGCAAGTGTACGTGGAACGAGTGGGACAGCTGCAGCGCGCTCTGTCCTCCCTGCAGGCGTCTAGTGATAGACGTGAGGAGACAGAACGCCAACTAAGGGGTCAACTCGAGCGAGAGCTAAGGGAAGGCGGGGGCAATGACATATCCTTCAGTGGCGAAACGATAACTGACCTGAAGCGCAAACTACGTGAGCGTGATGAAAAGATCATGTCGTTGGAAGGCGACGTAGCCAAATGGGAACAGCGCTATCTCGAGGAAAGCGCCTTGCGCCAAGCCGCCATCGATGCCGCTAGTCTTCCCAA AGATGCAAAAATTGCTGCTCTTGAAAAAACAAGTCAAGATGCAGAAAAATTGATCGCCGAGGCCCGTTCCGAGAAAATGCGACACATGGACGAAGTACACGCTGCTCAGAAAAAATTAGCCGATCTTGAGTCCAG AATGAAAGATTTGGAGTCCAAGTTGGCCGAAAGGGATGCCATGATTCGGGTGCTTCAAAAACACACTTATGATAAGgagagcagcagtagcagcggcgtAGGCAGCTATCCAGCAGCTCACTCTTCACATTCCAGTACATCGGCAGACCATCACACGGCTCTTACCAGTACTCCGGAGCTCG TGAGCAGTGTCTTGGGTGGTGGCAGCGGTTACGGAAGTACAGCGTCGTACGGCGTGGCGGACAGTTATAAATATAGGAAACAAGGGAGTTTTGAACAAACAAATAAGAGTTTGGATGACCAGCTCAAAGAACTCGACTCACAATTACTCAGCAAG CGGGCACTTTGCTGTTTTCCAGGATTCTCTAATCCAGGCGCTACGTCGCGAAAAGGAAAAATACCCAAGCCACTACTGGCGGGTGTAGAGTCGGCAGGTGGCTCGAGTACCGCCTCGAGCAAGAGCCGCCTGCTCGACGACTCGCCCTGCAATCAGTCCGAGGCGGCCTCGGGTATTCTCGACTTTGCCGCGGCCGCGTCGCGCTTCAAGAGCCGGCTCTCCGACGGCAAGCCCGAGGACATGATGCTCCTGGAGAAGCAAGGCCGCAGTTCCCAGCGACAACGCATGCAGGAGCCACCCTCGCCTACCGGCTCTTCCAcctccgcagcagcagcagccgcgtcCGCGGAGCCGAGACGCGCCGGGAGTCTGCCTCCGAGCTCGCTGCCCCGACCGCCCCGGAGCCTCAAGTCCAGCCAGAACTCGCGCTACTGCCGGCTCAGCGACTCCGAGACCAGGAAGAAGGAGGCGGCCGAGGCGAAGCGCGACTCCGGCAACTGCACCCTCGAGTACGGGCGCTTCGACGGTGCTAAAGTTCTTCGCCGCAAAAAGTCCTCCGAGAGCATCATcggtagcagtagcagcagccaCACGCACAAGAAGTGCCAGCTCGAGTACGAGCGACTCGAGCCGAAGCTCGTCGTCGGGCCGTCGGAGCTGCAGCAGGTGAAGCACCGTGAGACGCAGGCGCGCTCGCTGATCCCGCCGCCCTCGCGCAGGATCGGCCTCGAGTACGGTCGACTCAGTGACGGCGACGCCAAACAGCCCAGGAAGTCGCACgagtcgtcctcgtcgtcacGCGGACAGTCTACCGGCAGCCTCATGAGCACCAAGAGCGAGGCTTCCCAACCGATGCTCAAACCCGCAACCAGGTCCATACCTCGGCCGAGCAACTACAGGATCCAGTTCTAG